Proteins from a single region of Chromobacterium sp. ATCC 53434:
- the gap gene encoding type I glyceraldehyde-3-phosphate dehydrogenase, with translation MTIRLAINGYGRIGRQVLRAIYENKLHDDFTVVAVNASGDLGINAHLTQFDTVHGRFPGTVAQEDGHLVLNGDRIPFFSTRNPAELPWRELDVDLVLECTGAFTTKEKCQAHLAAGAKKVLISAPGGDDVDATVVYGVNHDVLTADMTVVSNASCTTNCLAPVAKALNDAIGIKKGLMTTIHAFTNDQVLTDVKHKDLRRARSATDNMIPTKTGAAKAVGLVLPELKGRLDGFAVRVPTINVSLVDLTFTAARDTCRDEVNEILEGAANGSMKGILGFNTLPLVSGDFNHTEEASTFDSTLTKVTGGNMVKVLAWYDNEWGFSCQMLRTARAMFGC, from the coding sequence ATGACCATCCGCCTCGCCATCAACGGTTACGGTCGCATTGGCCGCCAGGTTTTGCGCGCCATCTATGAAAACAAGTTGCACGACGATTTCACGGTGGTGGCGGTCAATGCCTCCGGCGACCTCGGCATCAACGCCCACCTGACCCAGTTCGATACCGTGCACGGGCGTTTCCCCGGCACCGTGGCGCAGGAAGACGGCCATCTGGTGCTCAACGGCGACCGCATTCCCTTCTTCAGCACCCGCAACCCGGCCGAGCTGCCGTGGCGCGAGCTGGATGTCGACCTGGTGCTGGAATGCACCGGCGCCTTCACCACCAAGGAAAAGTGCCAGGCCCACCTGGCCGCCGGCGCCAAGAAGGTGCTGATTTCGGCGCCGGGCGGCGACGATGTCGACGCCACCGTGGTCTACGGCGTCAACCACGACGTGCTAACCGCGGACATGACCGTGGTCTCCAACGCCAGCTGCACCACCAACTGCCTGGCGCCGGTGGCCAAGGCGCTGAACGACGCGATCGGCATCAAGAAGGGCCTGATGACCACCATCCACGCGTTCACCAACGACCAGGTGCTGACCGACGTCAAGCACAAGGACCTGCGCCGCGCCCGCTCCGCCACCGACAATATGATCCCGACCAAGACCGGCGCCGCCAAGGCCGTCGGCCTGGTGCTGCCGGAGCTGAAGGGCCGTCTGGACGGCTTCGCGGTGCGCGTGCCGACCATCAATGTGTCGCTGGTCGATTTGACCTTCACCGCCGCGCGCGACACCTGCCGCGACGAGGTCAACGAGATCCTGGAGGGCGCCGCCAACGGCAGCATGAAGGGCATACTGGGTTTCAACACGCTGCCCCTGGTGTCCGGCGACTTCAACCACACCGAGGAGGCGTCCACCTTCGACTCCACGCTGACCAAGGTCACCGGCGGCAATATGGTGAAGGTGCTGGCCTGGTACGACAACGAGTGGGGCTTCAGCTGCCAGATGCTGCGCACCGCGCGCGCGATGTTCGGCTGCTGA